A genome region from Thermococcus onnurineus NA1 includes the following:
- a CDS encoding YhbY family RNA-binding protein encodes MEKRLPGKVRRAIRAKYYDIEPRAWIGKRGLDESVISEINTQLEKDGILKVEIRKGALISTGMERRELAEKVAELTDSELIEVRGKRFILFKPREGWEKYLRKLQRKELSKERREEKPVKKVKLDIAQFRRKFKKGRD; translated from the coding sequence ATGGAGAAACGCTTACCCGGAAAAGTGAGGCGAGCCATTCGTGCTAAATATTACGACATCGAGCCAAGAGCCTGGATAGGCAAGAGAGGGCTCGATGAGAGCGTTATAAGTGAGATTAACACCCAGCTCGAGAAGGACGGCATACTCAAGGTCGAGATCAGGAAGGGTGCTCTCATCAGCACGGGCATGGAAAGAAGGGAGCTGGCAGAGAAGGTGGCCGAGCTCACCGACAGCGAACTCATCGAAGTCAGGGGCAAAAGGTTTATATTGTTCAAGCCGAGAGAGGGGTGGGAAAAGTATTTAAGGAAGCTCCAGAGAAAGGAGCTTTCGAAGGAAAGGCGGGAAGAGAAGCCCGTTAAGAAAGTCAAGCTCGACATCGCTCAATTCAGGAGGAAATTCAAGAAGGGGAGGGATTGA
- a CDS encoding 30S ribosomal protein S19e: MATVYDVPGDLLVERVAQKLKEIEAIKPPEWAPFVKTGRHKERLPEQEDWWYYRVASIFRKIYIDGPVGIERLRTWYGGRKNRGHAPEHFYKAGGSIIRKALQQLEAAGFVQKVPGEGRIVTPQGQSFLDKIATELKKELEEQIPELKKY; encoded by the coding sequence ATGGCTACGGTTTATGACGTTCCCGGTGATTTGCTCGTCGAGAGGGTTGCCCAGAAGCTCAAGGAGATAGAGGCCATAAAGCCGCCCGAGTGGGCCCCGTTCGTCAAGACCGGCAGGCACAAGGAGCGCCTTCCGGAGCAGGAGGACTGGTGGTACTACAGGGTTGCCAGCATCTTCAGGAAGATCTACATTGACGGGCCGGTCGGAATTGAGAGGCTCAGGACCTGGTACGGTGGAAGGAAGAACCGCGGCCACGCCCCGGAGCACTTCTACAAGGCCGGTGGAAGCATTATCAGGAAGGCCCTCCAGCAGCTTGAGGCTGCCGGCTTTGTCCAGAAGGTTCCCGGCGAAGGAAGAATCGTCACCCCACAGGGGCAGAGCTTCCTCGACAAGATTGCCACCGAGCTCAAGAAGGAGCTTGAGGAGCAGATTCCGGAGCTCAAGAAGTACTGA
- the rpl18a gene encoding 50S ribosomal protein L18Ae has translation MEVKVFRVKGVFERLGKKQPFTKEYRALKQEHVKELVYSEIGSKHRVPRTKIWIESIEEIKPEEAEDPIVRKLSLEL, from the coding sequence ATGGAGGTTAAGGTCTTCCGCGTTAAGGGCGTCTTTGAGAGGCTCGGAAAGAAGCAGCCGTTCACCAAGGAATACAGGGCTCTCAAGCAGGAGCACGTCAAGGAGCTCGTTTACTCTGAGATAGGTAGCAAGCACAGGGTTCCGAGAACCAAGATATGGATCGAGAGCATCGAAGAGATAAAGCCGGAAGAGGCTGAAGACCCCATCGTCAGGAAGCTCAGCCTCGAGCTCTGA
- a CDS encoding translation initiation factor IF-6: MHIEKLDFENSPYLGVYGTATDRVALIREGLGEKKLEVLREVLKVPLIETSIMKSRIVGVFAAGNSNAIVVPWYIWDAELEHIQNELNELDIDMRIEPFQSTLTAFGNLILANDKAALISVKFTREEAKKLEDILGVEVERGMIGDYHAVGSVGVVTNRGGLVHPEATDEELEWLRDLFKVDIYVGTANMGVPFVGSCMLANSHGVVVGHLTTGPEIVKIEEALGFLD, from the coding sequence ATGCACATCGAAAAGCTCGATTTTGAGAATTCGCCGTACCTCGGTGTTTACGGTACCGCTACGGATAGGGTAGCCCTTATCAGAGAGGGCCTCGGAGAGAAGAAGCTCGAGGTTCTCCGCGAGGTTCTCAAGGTTCCGCTCATCGAGACGAGCATAATGAAATCCAGGATAGTTGGCGTATTCGCCGCCGGCAATTCCAACGCGATAGTCGTACCCTGGTACATCTGGGACGCCGAGCTCGAGCACATCCAGAACGAACTCAATGAACTCGACATCGATATGAGGATAGAGCCTTTCCAGAGCACGCTTACAGCCTTCGGCAACCTGATCCTTGCCAACGATAAAGCAGCACTCATAAGCGTCAAGTTCACCCGCGAGGAAGCAAAGAAGCTCGAGGACATACTCGGCGTTGAGGTCGAGAGGGGAATGATAGGCGACTATCACGCGGTTGGCAGTGTGGGTGTTGTCACCAACAGGGGCGGCCTCGTTCACCCAGAGGCCACCGATGAGGAGCTTGAGTGGCTCCGCGACCTTTTCAAGGTTGATATATACGTCGGAACCGCCAATATGGGCGTTCCCTTCGTCGGCTCGTGCATGCTGGCGAACTCTCACGGTGTCGTTGTCGGACACCTCACCACTGGACCCGAGATTGTGAAGATTGAAGAGGCGTTAGGATTCCTTGACTGA
- a CDS encoding DUF7411 family protein, with the protein MKVYHLYSGGKDSSLAAWILTRLGYEVRLVTVSFGLLDNWRYAREAAQTLGFEHEVLYLPRGVLEKAAEMAIKDGHPNNAIQFIHEKALEAIASMPEVERVSDGTRRDDRVPFLDLPKARSLEDRFGVAYIRPLLGLGYKTIRELTEGLFVVEIRESEELQKADYEVELRHMLREKGIDPLEIFPKRHYQSRVLGWREK; encoded by the coding sequence ATGAAAGTCTACCACCTCTACTCCGGCGGGAAGGATTCTAGCTTAGCTGCATGGATTCTAACGAGACTCGGCTACGAGGTGAGACTTGTAACGGTGAGTTTCGGCCTGCTCGACAACTGGAGATACGCAAGGGAAGCCGCCCAAACCCTCGGCTTCGAGCATGAGGTTCTTTATCTGCCGAGGGGAGTGCTTGAGAAAGCGGCGGAGATGGCAATTAAGGATGGTCATCCCAACAATGCCATCCAATTCATCCACGAAAAAGCTCTGGAAGCTATAGCCTCCATGCCTGAAGTCGAGAGAGTGAGCGACGGTACAAGGAGAGACGATAGAGTTCCGTTCCTCGACCTCCCAAAGGCCCGCTCGCTGGAGGACAGGTTTGGCGTCGCATACATAAGACCGCTCCTCGGTCTCGGCTACAAGACGATAAGAGAGCTTACGGAGGGGCTGTTTGTCGTTGAAATCAGGGAGAGCGAAGAACTTCAGAAGGCGGACTACGAGGTGGAGCTGAGACATATGCTCCGCGAGAAGGGGATCGACCCCCTGGAGATATTTCCAAAAAGGCACTACCAGTCAAGGGTTCTCGGCTGGAGGGAGAAGTAG
- a CDS encoding 50S ribosomal protein L31e, translating into MPIKPGDEVIFTVPIRKVKKRVPRWKRAPRAARFVREWIARHAKAEEVIIDPAVNEKLWERGTEKPPNKLRVKVKVEEQDGKRVAYVNLAD; encoded by the coding sequence ATGCCGATTAAGCCGGGAGACGAGGTTATATTCACCGTTCCGATTAGGAAGGTTAAGAAGAGGGTTCCACGCTGGAAGAGAGCCCCTAGAGCGGCTCGCTTCGTCCGCGAGTGGATAGCGAGGCACGCCAAGGCCGAGGAGGTCATCATCGACCCGGCCGTCAACGAGAAGCTCTGGGAGAGGGGAACTGAGAAGCCGCCCAACAAGCTCCGCGTTAAGGTCAAGGTCGAGGAGCAGGACGGCAAGAGGGTTGCTTACGTCAACCTTGCCGACTGA
- a CDS encoding 50S ribosomal protein L39e produces MARNKPLAKKLRLAKAAKQNRRVPVWVIVKTNRKVMTHPKRRMWRRTKLKE; encoded by the coding sequence ATGGCGAGAAACAAGCCGCTTGCAAAGAAGCTCAGACTTGCCAAGGCTGCGAAGCAGAACAGGCGTGTTCCGGTCTGGGTCATCGTTAAGACCAACAGGAAGGTCATGACACACCCGAAGAGAAGGATGTGGAGAAGGACCAAGCTTAAGGAGTGA